A window from Drosophila nasuta strain 15112-1781.00 chromosome 3, ASM2355853v1, whole genome shotgun sequence encodes these proteins:
- the LOC132792207 gene encoding phosphorylated adapter RNA export protein, with the protein MMDLQSNDDIDLEDGELSASGDDEIYTPLQRPAPKIATTPAAIAIESVASPLATCHQIQSALDDDESQSNTESSSGESSEEGCIKKLRTDAASTASTGLNQKKRKKRIRRTVMVRVAPPTDTESNRARFKKYNVWTAALQEDALSENMRGCDVTRSSSDRNVENYDFSLQYRMNGGNTLKRRLSNSSDEGSSHPAHKRGRQSMRPSTVESQRARNSVKSRLGQRSRSRRGNSSASGSSDNSSEPRHIPDLQETGGRDACDVAREMARKLYEEKDELLVRVIEILGLEVPLELYKETQRIEADGGMMIKNGRRRRTPGGVFLFLLKHHDSITPAQQKSIFTEDRQNDTKSRKQIETLIRDRKVEELKKCLSDKSTELPSLLIRKEHDSLNQNYQPGSLSNPPPSPVGHEQNSPEYKTHEININLIDADLPSTSKAAAATVGLKELVSYDDDILDINCGEMDLF; encoded by the exons ATGATGGACTTGCAGTCCAACGACGACATTGATTTGGAAGATGGAGAG TTGTCAGCGAGTGGGGACGACGAAATCTATACGCCGCTGCAACGACCGGCTCCCAAAATTGCAACCACACCTGCTGCAATCGCCATAGAGAGCGTTGCAAGTccgcttgccacatgccaccaAATACAAAGCGCCCTCGACGATGACGAGTCACAGTCCAATACCGAATCTTCATCGGGCGAATCCTCCGAAGAGGGTTGCATCAAAAAGTTACGCACCGATGCCGCCTCCACAGCCTCAACTGGGCTCAATCAGAAGAAACGCAAGAAGCGCATACGACGTACGGTTATGGTACGAGTGGCGCCGCCAACAGACACTGAATCAAATCGAGCACGTTTCAAGAAATACAACGTGTGGACTGCAGCGTTACAGGAGGATGCGCTTAGTGAAAATATGCGAGGTTGCGATGTCACCCGAAGCAGCAGCGATCGCAATGTGGAGAATTATGATTTTTCATTGCAATATCGTATGAATGGTGGGAATACATTAAAGCGTCGCCTGTCTAACTCCTCCGATGAGGGTAGCTCACATCCAGCCCACAAAAGGGGTCGTCAATCAATGCGCCCTTCGACAGTAGAAAGTCAGCGGGCGAGAAATTCGGTTAAGAGCCGCCTTGGACAGCGTTCGCGTTCACGTCGTGGAAATTCATCCGCTAGCGGTTCCTCAGATAATTCGAGTGAGCCAAGGCATATACCCGACTTGCAGGAAACGGGCGGACGAGATGCATGTGATGTGGCCAGGGAAATGGCCAGAAAACTCTACGAGGAGAAGGACGAACTTTTGG TGCGAGTTATTGAAATTCTTGGTTTAGAAGTGCCTTTGGAGCTATACAAGGAAACTCAACGTATTGAAGCTGATGGAGGCATGATGATCAAA AATGGAAGACGTCGTCGCACGCCGGGTggagtatttttatttcttttgaagCATCATGATAGTATAACGCCAGCGCAACAAAAGTCAATTTTTACTGAAGATCGCCAAAATGACACCAAATCGCGCAAGCAAATTGAGACATTGATACGCGATCGCAAGGTCGaggaactgaaaaaatgtCTAAGCGACAAGAGCACCGAATTGCCTTCATTGCTAATACGCAAAGAGCACGACTCTTTGAATCAAAACTATCAGCCTGGCAGTT TATCTAATCCGCCGCCATCGCCAGTTGGGCACGAACAGAATAGCCCTGAGTATAAGACACatgaaataaacataaatctCATTGATGCTGATCTACCCTCAACTTcaaaagctgcagcagcgacGGTGGGCCTTAAGGAGTTGGTCAGCTATGATGATGATATCTTGGATATTAATTGCGGCGAAATGGACCTATTCTAA
- the LOC132791264 gene encoding probable Ufm1-specific protease 1: MTTTCELESSANAIEISPKTYSYALFEDVHLALSAAPGQGETLQTRGHFNYFHYGCDGTMDAGWGCGYRTLQTAISWIINKRNATATNVPSIREIQSILVKIGDKLPRFIGSRDWIGTLEECYVLDTLFDVPCKIQHVKQLNCDQVIDQIRRYFVEYAGFIAMGGLSDTASKGIAGIHQSPVAGTFLLVVDPHFSGVPSSKQQLIDAGYVRWMHMDEFRESAYNLCFILQK; the protein is encoded by the exons ATGACGACAACCTGTGAACTGGAATCGTCTGCAAATGCAATCGAAATAAGCCCAAAAACATATAGTTATGCGCTATTCGAAGATGTGCATCTCGCGCTGTCAGCGGCACCAGGTCAAGGAGAAACGCTGCAGACTCGCGGACATTTCAACTATTTTCATTACGGCTGCGATGGCACTATGGATGCAGGTTGGGGCTGCGGCTATCGCACTTTACAAACGGCCATCTCATGGATTATTAATAAGCGCAATGCCACTGCAACAAATGTGCCCTCAATACGTGAGATTCAGAGCATTCTGGTTAAGATCGGTGACAAATTGCCGCGTTTTATTGGCTCACGCGATTGGATTGGCACGCTGGAGGAGTGTTATGTGTTGGATACGCTGTTCGACGTGCCGTGTAAGATTCAACACGTTAAACAGTTGAACTGCGATCAGGTGATTGACCAGATACGTCGATACTTTGTTGAGTATGCTGGTTTCATTGCCATGGGCGGGTTAAGCGACACAGCATCAAAGGGCATAGCGGGCATACATCAGAGTCCAGTTGCGGGCACATTTTTGCTGGTTGTG GATCCGCACTTCTCGGGTGTGCCGAGCAGCAAGCAACAGTTGATTGACGCGGGTTATGTGCGTTGGATGCACATGGATGAGTTTCGAGAGAGTGCCTATAATCTCTGCTTCATACTGCAGAAATAG
- the LOC132791263 gene encoding LOW QUALITY PROTEIN: probable cytochrome P450 6u1 (The sequence of the model RefSeq protein was modified relative to this genomic sequence to represent the inferred CDS: deleted 2 bases in 2 codons), with product MDLLHRVLFTAFGTLTLFYVVVKISLGYWKRRGILHEKPKFLWGNIKGVVGGKRHVLDALQTIYDTHKGQAPFVGCYALLKPFVMVLDLELVHNILVSDEGYFTSRGLYNNMNNEPLSGNLLQLDGHKWRSLHAKSVTVFTSSNLQKLMPRLLQVSNIFGSRIGEQKLQQFNVSQLVDGYNIEVIGSLAFGLTGDQVEFRQMSRSYWNNFSLWRAYLALELPLLARLVQYTSYDELATNYFYNLVHAQLYQQRLRDRQPLQTFLQLFSAADDALSDAQIAAQAFGFILAGLEPLNATLGFCLYELALQPDLQDRVRSEIQQLLHQHDGQLTADSLKQLKYTKQVLNETLRLHTPYPFLLRRATKEFELAKSVFVIARGNNLIIPVAAIHRDPSIYPDPLRFDPDRFEAAAVKARPAMSFLPFGQGLRGCIAMQLAEQQLLIGLVALLHHHKYAPCAETQIPLQYDNRKLLLMPKTDIQLSVEYVDT from the exons ATGGATTTGCTGCATCGCGTCTTATTCACTGCATTCGGCACCTTGACGCTCTTCTATGTGGTCGTCAAGATAAGTCTGGGCTATTGGAAGCGTCGTGGCATACTCCACGAAAAGCCCAAGTTTTTGTGGGGCAACATCAAAGGAGTTGTGGGTGGAAAACGTCATGTGCTGGATGCGCTGCAAACCatttatgacacacacaaGGGCCAAGCGCCATTCGTTGGTTGCTATGCGCTGCTTAAACCATTTGTTATGGTGCTAGATCTGGAGCTGGTGCACAATATTCTAGTCAGCGACGAGGGCTACTTCACCAGTCGTGGCCTCTATAACAATATGAACAATGAACCACTGTCGGGGAATCTGCTGCAGTTGGATGGCCACAAATGGCGATCGCTCCATGCCAAATCTGTGACTGTGTTTACGTCCAGCAACTTACAGAAGTTGATGCCGCGCCTGCTGCAAGTGTCTAATATTTTTGGAAGCCGAATTGGTGAGCAAAAGCTGCAGCAATTTAATGTCAGTCAACTGGTCGATGGCTACAACATTGAAGTGATTGGCTCACTAGCTTTTGGACTGACCGGAGATCAGGTCGAGTTCCGACAGATGTCTCGCAGCTATTGGAACAATTTTAGTCTATGGCGTGCCTACTTGGCTTTAGAATTGCCACTGCTAGCGCGTTTGGTGCAGTACACCAGCTACGATGAGCTGGCTACGAATTACTTCTATAATCTCGTGCATGCACAATTGTATCAGCAGCGTTTGAGAGATCGCCAACCGCTCCAG ACTTTTTTGCAGTTGTTCTCCGCTGCAGATGATGCGCTGAGTGACGCACAAATTGCAGCCCAAGCTTTTGGCTTTATCTTAGCGGGCCTGGAGCCATTGAATGCGACGTTGGGCTTCTGCCTTTATGAGCTGGCATTGCAGCCGGACCTGCAGGATCGGGTAAGAAGCGAGATCCAGCAGCTGCTACACCAACACGATGGACAACTGACGGCGGACAGCTTAAAGCAGCTGAAGTACACGAAGCAAGTATTAAATG aAACGCTTCGTTTACATACGCCATATCCA TTTTTGCTGCGACGTGCCACCAAGGAGTTCGAGTTGGCCAAGTCGGTGTTTGTGATTGCGCGAGGCAACAATCTAATCATACCAGTGGCCGCGATTCACCGTGATCCTTCAATATATCCCGATCCATTGCGATTTGATCCCGATCGCTTTGAGGCGGCCGCTGTGAAAGCACGTCCAGCAATGTCATTTCTACCATTTGGCCAGGGATTGCGTGGATGCATTGCTATGCAACTGGCCGAGCAGCAGTTGCTGATTGGTCTTGTCGCACTGTTGCATCATCATAAGTACGCTCCGTGCGCCGAGACACAAATACCTTTACAGTATGACAATCGGAAGCTCTTATTGATGCCAAAAACGGACATTCAACTGAGCGTTGAATATGTGGACACCTAG